In the Salvelinus fontinalis isolate EN_2023a chromosome 34, ASM2944872v1, whole genome shotgun sequence genome, one interval contains:
- the hmox2b gene encoding heme oxygenase 2 isoform X1 gives MEDSVKAESAADGGGLVNAEKEPEDTLSFPCGGQPVCPPHSPTDLSELLAAGTKEVHEKAENTQFVKDFLRGRIRKELFKLGDVALYYTYEAMEEEIERNKDHPDFSPLYFPELNRRDALSRDLDYFYGEDWRERVSCSPATQRYVERIHQVGQEEPVLLVAHAYTRYMGDLSGGQVLKKVAQRALKLPSTGEGVYFYQFDGIHSAKAFKQLYRSRMNELELDMATKDRLVAEAVLAFQFNMEVFDELEEMGKDIQEEVMDAGMPVHGAHGTGGDINKCPYYAAQMAASGGSAYVGQLAMAVLRHPTGQVLFAAWVAALAGLAAWYFM, from the exons ATGGAGGACTCTGTGAAGGCGGAGAGTGCCGCCGATGGAGGAGGCCTGGTGAATGCAGAGAAAGAGCCAGAAGACACTCTCAG TTTCCCATGCGGTGGTCAGCCAGTGTGCCCTCCCCACAGCCCCACAGACCTTTCTGAACTGCTGGCTGCCGGGACCAAAGAGGTTCACGAGAAGGCGGAGAACACCCAGTTTGTCAAGGACTTCCTCAGGGGGCGCATCCGCAAGGAGCTTTTCAAG ctGGGCGATGTGGCCCTCTACTACACCTACGAGGCCATGGAGGAGGAGATTGAGAGGAACAAGGATCATCCTGACTTCTCCCCGCTCTACTTCCCAGAGCTGAATAGACGTGACGCCCTGTCCCGCGACCTGGACTACTTCTATGGTGAGGACTGGCGGGAGCGGGTCAGCTGCTCGCCAGCCACGCAACGCTACGTGGAACGCATCCACCAG GTGGGTCAGGAAGAGCCGGTCTTGCTGGTGGCCCATGCCTACACCCGTTACATGGGCGACCTGTCTGGGGGCCAGGTGCTGAAGAAGGTGGCCCAGCGGGCGCTGAAGCTGCCATCGACGGGCGAGGGCGTCTACTTCTACCAGTTTGACGGCATCCACAGCGCCAAGGCCTTCAAGCAGCTGTACCGGAGCCGGATGAACGAGCTGGAGCTGGACATGGCCACCAAGGACAGGCTGGTGGCGGAGGCCGTGCTGGCCTTTCAGTTCAACATGGAG GTATTTGATGagctagaggagatgggtaaggATATCCAGGAGGAGGTCATGGACGCGGGCATGCCTGTTCACGGGGCCCATGGGACCGGAGGAGACATCAACAAATGCCCCTACTACGCCGCACAAATGG CGGCCAGTGGGGGCTCGGCGTACGTCGGTCAGCTGGCCATGGCAGTCCTCAGACACCCCACAGGCCAGGTCCTATTCGCCGCTTGGGTCGCCGCCCTCGCCGGATTGGCTGCGTGGTACTTCATGTGA
- the hmox2b gene encoding heme oxygenase 2 isoform X2 gives MEDSVKAESAADGGGLVNAEKEPEDTLSPTDLSELLAAGTKEVHEKAENTQFVKDFLRGRIRKELFKLGDVALYYTYEAMEEEIERNKDHPDFSPLYFPELNRRDALSRDLDYFYGEDWRERVSCSPATQRYVERIHQVGQEEPVLLVAHAYTRYMGDLSGGQVLKKVAQRALKLPSTGEGVYFYQFDGIHSAKAFKQLYRSRMNELELDMATKDRLVAEAVLAFQFNMEVFDELEEMGKDIQEEVMDAGMPVHGAHGTGGDINKCPYYAAQMAASGGSAYVGQLAMAVLRHPTGQVLFAAWVAALAGLAAWYFM, from the exons ATGGAGGACTCTGTGAAGGCGGAGAGTGCCGCCGATGGAGGAGGCCTGGTGAATGCAGAGAAAGAGCCAGAAGACACTCTCAG CCCCACAGACCTTTCTGAACTGCTGGCTGCCGGGACCAAAGAGGTTCACGAGAAGGCGGAGAACACCCAGTTTGTCAAGGACTTCCTCAGGGGGCGCATCCGCAAGGAGCTTTTCAAG ctGGGCGATGTGGCCCTCTACTACACCTACGAGGCCATGGAGGAGGAGATTGAGAGGAACAAGGATCATCCTGACTTCTCCCCGCTCTACTTCCCAGAGCTGAATAGACGTGACGCCCTGTCCCGCGACCTGGACTACTTCTATGGTGAGGACTGGCGGGAGCGGGTCAGCTGCTCGCCAGCCACGCAACGCTACGTGGAACGCATCCACCAG GTGGGTCAGGAAGAGCCGGTCTTGCTGGTGGCCCATGCCTACACCCGTTACATGGGCGACCTGTCTGGGGGCCAGGTGCTGAAGAAGGTGGCCCAGCGGGCGCTGAAGCTGCCATCGACGGGCGAGGGCGTCTACTTCTACCAGTTTGACGGCATCCACAGCGCCAAGGCCTTCAAGCAGCTGTACCGGAGCCGGATGAACGAGCTGGAGCTGGACATGGCCACCAAGGACAGGCTGGTGGCGGAGGCCGTGCTGGCCTTTCAGTTCAACATGGAG GTATTTGATGagctagaggagatgggtaaggATATCCAGGAGGAGGTCATGGACGCGGGCATGCCTGTTCACGGGGCCCATGGGACCGGAGGAGACATCAACAAATGCCCCTACTACGCCGCACAAATGG CGGCCAGTGGGGGCTCGGCGTACGTCGGTCAGCTGGCCATGGCAGTCCTCAGACACCCCACAGGCCAGGTCCTATTCGCCGCTTGGGTCGCCGCCCTCGCCGGATTGGCTGCGTGGTACTTCATGTGA